From Pseudanabaena sp. BC1403, the proteins below share one genomic window:
- a CDS encoding cache domain-containing protein, giving the protein MASIRQVVPIVLSIQITVAVGITGWISFQSSERAVQKLTRQLAENLNFRVEQQITSYLEESVQVNQAMTIALSNGSINPNDISQVQKDIFNKLRELNTQNILFYGNESGTMVGIERNGDSNFLLRIREDNDSPNRPTYELNNKGVRGKLVKTELNYDHRNRPWYVAAKQSGKAIWSSIFVSTTDGELTTTKATPIYNSSGGLQGVVGINVSLKQIKQFMLQTRPSEQWHYFLVEGDGSLVAATSETPIFEKNGDTVKRLEVSQSKDIRLQDAGLAIQKQFGGFRNLKDSQVVEFEFNGEKYIVSTYKLNKDLQLDWSVGIIVPKSIFMQEISANYRVTLVIIVVMLGLNILIGLAISAWLLRPIKDLMTAAKEIEEESFNPEELDSVAQRKDELGQMARVFQEMGSTIAERQNGMKSQLRKLREEKDEAKKMAIASQMGQENSLQSILSRSRAARSK; this is encoded by the coding sequence ATGGCTTCGATTCGACAAGTTGTTCCCATCGTTCTCAGTATTCAAATTACTGTTGCTGTCGGCATCACAGGCTGGATTTCATTTCAAAGTAGTGAACGCGCTGTCCAAAAGCTCACCCGTCAACTTGCTGAGAATTTGAATTTCCGCGTTGAACAACAAATCACTTCCTATCTAGAAGAGTCGGTACAAGTTAACCAAGCAATGACGATTGCCCTTAGCAACGGCAGCATTAATCCGAACGATATTAGTCAAGTTCAGAAAGATATATTTAATAAATTAAGAGAACTGAATACGCAAAATATTTTGTTTTATGGCAATGAAAGTGGAACCATGGTTGGCATTGAACGCAATGGCGACTCCAACTTTTTATTACGGATTCGAGAAGACAACGACAGTCCTAATCGTCCGACCTATGAACTCAATAATAAAGGGGTACGGGGTAAACTAGTCAAAACTGAACTAAACTATGATCATCGAAACCGTCCTTGGTATGTTGCTGCTAAACAATCTGGCAAGGCGATTTGGAGTTCGATTTTTGTCAGTACTACTGACGGCGAATTAACTACCACCAAAGCCACACCGATCTATAATTCTAGTGGGGGACTTCAAGGTGTAGTTGGAATTAATGTCTCATTGAAACAAATTAAGCAGTTTATGCTCCAAACTCGTCCTTCGGAGCAATGGCATTATTTTTTAGTTGAGGGTGATGGTAGTTTAGTAGCAGCTACATCTGAAACACCAATCTTTGAGAAAAATGGTGATACAGTTAAGCGTCTTGAAGTTTCGCAAAGTAAAGATATCCGATTACAGGATGCTGGTTTGGCAATTCAAAAACAGTTTGGGGGATTTCGGAATCTTAAAGATTCACAAGTAGTTGAATTTGAGTTCAATGGCGAAAAATATATCGTTAGCACCTATAAATTGAATAAAGATTTACAGCTAGATTGGTCGGTGGGAATTATTGTGCCAAAATCGATATTTATGCAAGAGATTTCTGCCAATTACCGAGTCACTCTAGTTATTATTGTGGTTATGCTGGGGCTGAATATCTTGATTGGTTTAGCTATCTCTGCATGGTTATTGCGTCCAATCAAAGATTTGATGACTGCGGCAAAGGAAATCGAAGAAGAATCTTTTAATCCTGAAGAGCTAGACTCAGTTGCTCAACGCAAGGACGAACTTGGACAAATGGCACGAGTATTTCAAGAGATGGGAAGTACGATTGCTGAGCGTCAAAACGGTATGAAGAGTCAACTTCGTAAACTACGGGAAGAAAAGGATGAAGCCAAAAAGATGGCGATCGCTTCCCAAATGGGACAGGAGAATTCATTGCAATCAATTCTGAGTCGATCGCGAGCTGCTCGAAGTAAGTAG